A genomic segment from Drosophila miranda strain MSH22 chromosome 3, D.miranda_PacBio2.1, whole genome shotgun sequence encodes:
- the LOC108160676 gene encoding uncharacterized protein LOC108160676 → MNLHPYIPCARPTLTAVPTAPTPFQLDMAKEQEYEELRELLQSWDVADLLPHLQDESINVDELQMIKRHHLAELLSNFRFGTRIRFEHHLERWRRWLNVPLQGVQGQSQTHCQGCRCAESAAPSIICHPQMGGQSDSAGDSGKSDDLAKTLPAEPLVSITDPRETVQAPFHIPMQPQSEPSEILSTTLVTNVKEEDSGEQVTGEDRVVTVLGILQAGGVKSQSLLDRLGQQEALDAVQRLLLIQLICSYYEDNQLHLTLQRSHLLEREILQLFPKEQLQYYRTERRGKIYVRFTNMKRNKRVNSSRQELKRRREDLLKPAAHVYATDIVHKGQTFPADNVFSPERSD, encoded by the exons ATGAATCTACATCCGTACATTCCTTGCGCAAGGCCCACGCTCACAGCCGTCCCCACAGCACCCACACCCTTCCAGTTGGACATGGCCAAGGAGCAAGAATACGAGGAGCTGCGCGAGCTGCTCCAGTCATGGGATGTTGCCGATCTCCTCCCACACTTGCAAG ACGAATCCATCAACGTGGACGAACTGCAGATGATCAAGCGGCACCACCTGGCCGAGCTTCTGAGCAACTTTCGGTTCGGCACCCGCATACGCTTTGAGCATCACCTGGAACGTTGGCGACGCTGGCTGAACGTGCCCCTCCAGGGCGTTCAGGGGCAGAGTCAGACGCACTGCCAGGGCTGTCGGTGCGCGGAGTCGGCGGCCCCGTCCATTATCTGCCATCCCCAGATGGGCGGGCAGTCGGACAGCGCCGGGGACAGTGGCAAGTCCGATGATCTCGCCAAGACACTGCCGGCAGAGCCACTGGTCTCCATCACTGATCCCAGAGAGACGGTACAAGCCCCCTTTCATATCCCTATGCAGCCCCAGTCGGAGCCCAGCGAGATCCTGAGTACGACGCTAGTCACTAACGTCAAGGAGGAGGACAGCGGGGAGCAGGTGACGGGTGAGGATCGAGTTGTTACAGTGCTGGGCATCCTGCAAGCTGGCGGGGTGAAAAGCCAGTCCCTGCTCGACCGCCTGGGTCAGCAGGAGGCGCTGGATGCTGTGCAGCGGCTGCTGCTCATCCAGCTGATATGCAGCTACTATGAGGACAATCAGCTGCATCTGACGTTGCAACGCAGCCACCTGCTGGAGCGCGAGATTCTCCAACTGTTCCCGAAGGAACAACTGCAATACTACCGAACCGAACGGCGTGGCAAGATATATGTGCGGTTCACCAACATGAAGCGAAACAAGAGGGTTAACTCTTCCCGCCAGGAGCTGAAGCGAAGGCGCGAAGATCTGCTCAAGCCGGCGGCCCACGTCTATGCCACTGATATCGTGCACAAGGGCCAGACCTTTCCGGCCGACAACGTATTCAGTCCCGAGAGATCCGATTGA